CTATAATGTGGATGAGGTTGGTACCATTGCTCTGGTAACGCTCAATCATCTCTTCGAGGGTAACGTTGTATTCGGTTTTCTGGCTGTAATCGCCTTCGCGCAGGCGTACTACTTTTTTGTCCAGAATATCGATGGCCGGGATAATGTACATGTCTTTCTTAGATTTTTGAAAAGTTTGCTAACAGTTGTTCTCCATACACGCCAGATTTCTCCGGGTGGAATTGCACACCATAAAAATTGTTAAGCCAAATTGATGCCGAAAATTTCAAACTGTAATCGGTTGAGGCTAAAGTATATTGGGGATTGTACTCAATATAGTACGAATGTACAAAGTAAAAGTGTGATGCTTCAGGAATATCTTTAAAAAGCGGGTTCTCCTTCTCTGCCATCACGCGGTTCCAACCGGTGTGCGGTACCTTGTAATCAGCACTATCTGCAAAGCGTTTGGTTTGTACGGGGATGATACCCAGTAGGTTAGCGTCGCCTTCCTCAGAGTGCTCCGTCATCAGCTGCATACCCACGCAAATGCCCAGTGTAGGTTTATCCAGCTTTTGGATGTGCGGCACCAGTCCGGTTTGCTGCAGCTTGTTCATAGCTGCCCCGGCATGGCCCACGCCCGGTATAATAATGCGGTCATACAGGTCAAAATCGCTCTCCTTCTCAATCATACCGTGACTGATACCCAGTCTGTCCAGTGCCGATGTTAAAGAGAAGATGTTGCCTGCGCCGTATTGTACAATTCCTATCATTCTTTTATAGATTCAAGAGTAGAGAGTCAAGAATCAGGAGCGCGAGAACATCAAAAAGAAAATATCTTAATTCTTGAATCTCTACTCTTGATTCCAATAATCTACAAGACCCCCTTAGTACTTGGTAAAACCATGTTATTTACATCACGTTTAACGGCCATCTTTATTGCCTTTGCAAAAGCTTTAAAGATAGCTTCTATTTTGTGATGCTCGTTGATGCCTTCAGCTTTGATATTGAGATTACATTTGGCTGCATCGCTAAATGATTTGAAGAAATGATAGAACATCTCTGTCGGCATTTCGCCAATCTTTTCGCGTTTAAAGTCAGCCTCCCACATCAGCCAGTTGCGGCCGCCAAAATCAATGGCCACCTGCGCCAGGCAGTCGTCCATTGGCAGGCAGAAACCGTACCGTTCAATACCGCGTTTGTCGCCTAAAGTAGTAGCAAACAGTTCGCCCAGGGCAATGCCGGTATCTTCAATGGTGTGATGCTCGTCTATATGCAGATCGCCTTTGGCGGTCAGTTCCATATCGATACTACCGTGACGGGCAATCTGATCCAGCATGTGGTCAAAAAAGTGCAGACCGGTGCTGATCTTGGCATCGCCTTTACCGTCCAGGTTGATCTTGATATGGATGTCGGTTTCTTTAGTGGTACGACGATGTTCGCCTACGCGCTCGCCTACTTTTAAAAACTCGTAGATCTGTTGCCAGTCGGTAGTTTCCAGGGCCACTACGTCTTTTAACTCATCGTGTGCGCTTTGGTTAACTTCCTCATGGCCACCCAGGTTATTGTTGGCATTTAACCAGATGGATTTAGCTCCCAGGTTGCGGGCCAGCAGCACATCGTTCTTGCGATCGCCAATGGTGAACGAGTTTTTCAGATCGTATTTAGTTTCGTCAAAATACTCCGTAAGCAGGGCCGTGCCCGGTTTGCGGGTAGGGGCATTGTCGCGCGCAAAAGTACGGTCGACCACAATGTTGCTGAATTTTACGCCTTCGTTCTCAAAAGTTTTCAGTACGAAGTTTTGCACCGGCCAGAAGGTATCTTCCGGATAAGAGTCGGTACCCAAACCGTCCTGGTTAGTTACCATTACCAGTTCATAATCCAGTTCAGCAGCAATTTTAGGCAGGTATTGCAGCGCTTTAGGGTAGAAGATCAGCTTGGCAAACGAGTCAATCTGCTCATCTTCCGGCTCCAGAATCAGCGTGCCGTCGCGGTCTACAAAGAGTATTTTTTTTAACGTATTCATTTAAAAGTCTTCAGGGTCTCAATCAATGTTTCATTTTCCTGCGGCGTACCAATGGTAATGCGTAGCGCACCCTCGCAAAGCGTTACTTTAGAGCGATCGCGCACGATGATGCCATGGCTCACCAAGTAATTGTAGATCCCCTTGGCGTCGGTTGTTTTTACGAGGATAAAGTTAGCGTCACTTGGGTAGATATCCAGCACAAAATCAAAGTTTCTTAAAGCCAGCACCAGCTTATCGCGCTGGGCCAGCGTTTCTTTGATCCATGCATTCACCTGATCAACGTTTTGCAGGGCTTCTAATGCCAGTTGCTGCGAGGCCTCATTGATGTTGTAGGGCGGTTTTACCTTGTTCATCACCTCGATAATCTCTTCGCTGGCGAAGGCCATACCTACGCGCAGACCGGCCAATCCCCAGGCTTTAGATAGCGTTTGCAATACTACCAGGTTAGCATACTCGGTCAGTTCCTGGATGAAAGTTTTTTGACGGCTAAAGTTGATATAAGCCTCATCTACAACTACTAGTCCTTTGAAGTTAGCCAGCAGTGTCTCCACATCGGCTCGGTTAATAGAGTTACCGGTTGGATTGTTTGGCGAGCAGATGAAGATCATCTTGGTGTGCTTATCAATGGCTTCGGCAATGCCGTCCAGATCAAGTTGATATTCTGCGGTAAGCGGTACACGTTTCAACGCCACATCATTTATGTTGGCCGAAACCTCGTACATGCCGTAAGTAGGCGGTACGATGATGACGTTATCTACACCCGGGTTACAAAAGCTGCGGAACAGGATATCAATAGCCTCATCGCTGCCATTGCCCAGGAAGATGTTGCGTGCCGGTACGCCTTTAATCTCGCTCAAACGCAGTTTTACGGCATATTGCAGCGGATCAGGGTAACGGTTATAGTTGGTATCTAACGGAGAACCAAAAGCGTTCTCGTTAGCGTCCAGATAAACACTGGCTTCACCCTGAAACTCGTCACGCGCTGACGAGTAGGGTACCAGCTTTTTAATGTTTTCTCTTAATATATTATTGATGTCGAACATTTGCTATTTCCTTTTTGTCATTGCGAGGAACGTGAGTGACGAAGCAATCTCGTCGGCGTACGTGCGACGAGATTGCTTCGTCGTCCCCTGTACTTATTTCCCCGCCACTCCTCGCAATGACAAAGGGAATTAATGTTTATTTTCTTCTGATAGAAACCGCATTTCTGTGCGCATGCAAGCCTTCCATTTCGGCCAGAATTTCTACCGACGGACCGATATTTTCCAGTCCTTCCGGTGTGATATACTGAAACGTGATCTTCTTAACAAAAGAATCAACTGAAACGCCTGAATAAGCTCTTGCATAAGCACTTGTAGGCAGTGTGTGATTGGTGCCTGAGGCATAATCGCCAGCGCTTTCCGGTGTCAGGTTACCCAGAAACACCGAGCCTGCGTTAATGATTTGGCCGGTAATCTGTTGCCAGCTTTCGGTAGCCAAAATCAAGTGCTCAGGGGCGTACAGGTTGCTGAAGCTCATCGCCTCGTTCAGATCTTTGACGATCATGATATACGAGTGATTGATGGCTTGCTGGGCAATCTCAGCACGTGGCAATACGCTGAGCTGATGTTCTACTTGCGCAATTACTTCCTGGGCCAGTTGAGTTGAAGTTACGGCCAGTATACTTTGCGAGTCGATACCGTGTTCTGCCTGTGCCAGTAAATCTGCGGCGATGTACGAGGCGTTGGCGGTTTCGTCGGCAATCACCAGCACTTCAGACGGACCGGCGGGCATATCAATAGCCGTGGTGGTGGTAGACTGAATGATGGTTTTGGCCTTG
This region of Mucilaginibacter yixingensis genomic DNA includes:
- the hisH gene encoding imidazole glycerol phosphate synthase subunit HisH; translation: MIGIVQYGAGNIFSLTSALDRLGISHGMIEKESDFDLYDRIIIPGVGHAGAAMNKLQQTGLVPHIQKLDKPTLGICVGMQLMTEHSEEGDANLLGIIPVQTKRFADSADYKVPHTGWNRVMAEKENPLFKDIPEASHFYFVHSYYIEYNPQYTLASTDYSLKFSASIWLNNFYGVQFHPEKSGVYGEQLLANFSKI
- the hisB gene encoding bifunctional histidinol-phosphatase/imidazoleglycerol-phosphate dehydratase HisB; its protein translation is MNTLKKILFVDRDGTLILEPEDEQIDSFAKLIFYPKALQYLPKIAAELDYELVMVTNQDGLGTDSYPEDTFWPVQNFVLKTFENEGVKFSNIVVDRTFARDNAPTRKPGTALLTEYFDETKYDLKNSFTIGDRKNDVLLARNLGAKSIWLNANNNLGGHEEVNQSAHDELKDVVALETTDWQQIYEFLKVGERVGEHRRTTKETDIHIKINLDGKGDAKISTGLHFFDHMLDQIARHGSIDMELTAKGDLHIDEHHTIEDTGIALGELFATTLGDKRGIERYGFCLPMDDCLAQVAIDFGGRNWLMWEADFKREKIGEMPTEMFYHFFKSFSDAAKCNLNIKAEGINEHHKIEAIFKAFAKAIKMAVKRDVNNMVLPSTKGVL
- the hisC gene encoding histidinol-phosphate transaminase, giving the protein MFDINNILRENIKKLVPYSSARDEFQGEASVYLDANENAFGSPLDTNYNRYPDPLQYAVKLRLSEIKGVPARNIFLGNGSDEAIDILFRSFCNPGVDNVIIVPPTYGMYEVSANINDVALKRVPLTAEYQLDLDGIAEAIDKHTKMIFICSPNNPTGNSINRADVETLLANFKGLVVVDEAYINFSRQKTFIQELTEYANLVVLQTLSKAWGLAGLRVGMAFASEEIIEVMNKVKPPYNINEASQQLALEALQNVDQVNAWIKETLAQRDKLVLALRNFDFVLDIYPSDANFILVKTTDAKGIYNYLVSHGIIVRDRSKVTLCEGALRITIGTPQENETLIETLKTFK